GAATCGTCCCCGCGGCCGGTGTGGAGCTCGACGGTCGGTACCGCTTGGAGACCGTGATCGGTAGCGGCGGGATGGGTGAGGTCTGGCGCGCCTTCGACCTGCGGCTACGTCGGCCCGTGGCGGTGAAGGTGCTGCCCGCCGGGTTGGCGGCGGCCGAGGAGGGCGTCGCGCGGTTCCGGCGGGAGGCCGAGACGACGGCGACGCTCCAGCATCCCGGCATCACCGTCGTGTTCGACATCGGCGAGGACCGAAGTCACGCGCAGCTCACCTACCTGGTGATGGAACTCCTCGACGGCGAAGACCTACGCACCGTCATGGCGCGGAACACCCGCGGCCTCCCCGTTGCCCAGGCCATCGACATCGCCGCCCAACTCGCGGACGCGCTGGCCGCCGCGCACGCCCACGGCATCATCCACCGCGACGTCAAGCCCGCCAACCTGTTCCTCCTGCGCAGCGGTCGCCTGAAGCTCTGCGACTTCGGCGTCGCCGGCCTGGCGGATGCGGCGACCCGCCTCACGGCGCAGGACGCCCCCGCCCCCGGCACGCCCCGCTACATGGCTCCCGAACAGTTCCGCGGCGAACGCGCCGACCCTCGCACCGACCTCTACGCCTTGGGCTGCGTCCTCTATGAACTCCTGACCGGCGCACCACCGTTCGCGTCCGACTCCGGCGTCCGGGGGCTGGCCTATCAGCACATGAACACCCCGCCATCCCCCGTCGGCACCCACCGGCCGGACGTCCCGCCCGCACTGGATCGCCTCGTGGGGTCGCTGCTGGCCAAGCCGATGGACCTCCGTCCGGCCAGCGCCTCCTCCGTCGCCGACTCTCTCCATGCCCTGGCCGGCACCCGCCGCCCGACCACCGCGCCGTCCCTCGTCGATTCCCCGAACGAACGGCGGCCGTCCACCGAGCCCACGGTCCCGCCGACTCGTCGACGCACCGCCACCGGGGTCGTCGCGGTCGTCGGGGTCCTCGCCGCAACGATGATCGCCCTGGTCGTCTTCACCCCGTTCCAGGGACGAGACGGTGCCCCGTCCGCCGAGTCTCCGAGCCCCGGCGGCCCGGCGAGTCGGCCGGCCGCCCACTCCCCCTCGAACGCCACCCCGAGCGACATCAAGATCGTTGATGTCGTCACCCTCGCGGAGGGCGGCACCATGAAGCTCCATGTCTCGCCGACCCGCGGGGTCGCGTGGGCGACCATCGAGGGTCACACCCAGCGGCACCACCTCTATCTCGACCGTCGTGCCGTCGGCGACCAGGACTGGACCCCGTTCCTGGGCTCGGTCCACGTCCCCGGCGACGGACGCCTCCACCGCACCGCGGACGTCCCGATCACACGCGAGCCCCCCGCCGAGTTCCGCGTCGCGAGCGCGTACGACTTCCATTCCGGCGACTATCACTACGTGAACATCGGCGCCTTCCGCCTACTGGACGACCCTGCGGTCGGCTGACCCGAGCCCGCCAGGAGGCGGACGAACGCCGAGGCAGGCGACGATCTCGGATGCGTCGGGCGTCAGGAAGAACGAGAAGTGCAAGCGTGGCGTCGCTGATCGGACGTGGCCGATCACGACGTGCTCGAACCCGCACGCGCTCAGATCGGCGACGGCCTGGGCGAAGCCGAGCGAAGGCTGCCCGGTCCTCCGGATCAGACGTTCGCGACGCCGGTGGATGCCGAGTATCGACAGCCTGGCGGCGACACCCGGATGGATCTCGAACTCGGCCCCGCCCAGGAGTGCCTCCCGGCACGCGAGGTGCGCGTCACCGTCCTGTTCAGCATCCCGATCAGCGTCGTCCGCTCCATTCGCCCATCATGTGGGCAGCGGCCTGGGGCCGCACGCACGAACCCGACCGCCCAGGGTGCAATGGCGGGAAGGAGGACTGCGGTGAGCGCCGTGGAAGGTGATGCGGAGGCGAGCAGGAGTTCGCCCGAACGACCTGGCCGGGTTGCGGCACAGCGTTGTCGGGCTCGCCATGGATGCGCGCGAGCAGATCCGCGACCCCGACGTGGGCGAGTGCTTCCTGTGGGAGGCCGTGTGGGTCTCCGGGGAGCTGCGTTCCCGCCTGGATGCCCTCGATCACCTGCTGGAACGGCTGAGCGACGCCGCCGACGCCTGGACCGGGGAGGCGATCGGGACGATGCCGTTGCGGGAAGAGGTCCGGGGAGTGGCGCGGGAGTGTTCGGGGCGCATGCCGGCGGAGCCCTGGAGCGCCGGGCGGTGATGATTTCAGCCGGAGGTGTCTGCGCGGCCGGGCCAGCCGGGGATCTCGTCGAGGTCTTGGATGAAGGTCGCCGGGTCGCCTGTGCCCGGGCGGGCGGTGAAGTCGGGATGGGTGTGCGCCTCGGCTCGGAGGTGCCAGCGGCGTACGACGTCTTGCAGGTGCCCGTACCGGCCCGGCTCGTGGGCTGCGTCCACCGCGTCGTGGTAGTCGCGCTCGAAGCGGTCGCGTTCGTCTGCGGGCAGCCGCCGCATGATGTCCTCGGGGTTCGGCCCACCTGGGCCGATCGGCTCGGCGGTCATGGTTCTCCCCCATCGACGGGTCGTCGTTCGGTGGTACGTAGGGCTGCTACCCGGCTGCTCTCCGCCTGAACGGGGCCGAGTGGACGGTGCGTCTGGTCGCCCGAGGAGCCGAAGGACGCGATCGCGTGCGGCCTGCCGTCTCGGTACTGGATCACGTGGCGGGCGGTGCTGCGCTCCTCCACGAGGTCGGTCGGCCTGGTCCTGCCACGGCTCGTCCACGGCGGGCCTGGGAGGACCGCCCAGCGCCCGTCATGGAGCCAGAGGTGGTCACCCTCGCGGAACGTCTTCCTGCGCGGAGGCCGGCGCGTCCGCAACGTTCTCCTGGTGGTGGACCACACGCCCATGTCCCACCGCTTCCGTTCCCCGACGATCGATCGGCGCCAGAAGGTGACGCCCGCCGGGGACATCGCCGGTCAGCGGCGGCGGCGCCAGAGGAGGGCGGCCACGAGGGCGGCGGCTGCGCCGGTGAGGGCGGCGAGGAGGCGGTTGAGGCCGAGCCTGGCGGCCAGGGCCTTCAAGGGGCGGAGCAGGCCGGCGAGGGCGAAGCCTCGCACCGAGGCCGCCGCCCTGCCCGCGGCGGCGGTGGTCTTGGCCCGGGCGGCGATGGTGGCCTTCCCCGCGGTCGCGGCGGCGTTGCCTGTGGCGTCGGTGGCCTTCCCGGCCGCCGAGGTCGCGGTGTCCGTGGCGTTGCCGGCGGCGTGGGCGGCCTTCTTCTTGGCGGCCTTGGCGTCGGTGGGCTTGGGGAGCTGGTCGCGGTTCGGGGGGCTGGGGGTCTTCATGGTGGGGGGTCCTCCCAAAAGGGGATGTGAGTTTTCCTCGCGGTACCCCACCATGGGCGGTCCATTCCACCCGACTTGTACGCCGTTGACCGAATCATGGGCCTCTGTTTGATCGCGGACGACCCGGGTAGCCGTCGCGGTGCGAAACGGACGGACCAACGACCCCGAGAGGTCAGGAGGTAACGACCATGCCCCCGGCAACGGTGCAACGCCAGGGCCCCAGTGTGGAGCGCCCCTCGTCGAGCGGGCTCGCCGACGTCGTCGAGATGATCCTGGACAAGGGTCTGGTGATCGACGCGTACGTGCGGGTCTCGCTGGTGGGGATCGAGCTGCTCACCGTGGACGCCCGGGTCGTGGTGGCCAGCGTCGACACGTACCTGCGGTTCGCGGAGGCGGTGAACCGGCTGGACCTCGCCGAGAGCGGCAACAGTCAGGGACTCCCGCAGATGATCTCCACGATGCAGGAGGGCGGCGCCCGCAGCAAGACCCGTGGAGTGCTCCAGGGCGCCGGCGAGACGGTCAAGGAGAAGCTCGGCCGCGGCGGCGAGAAGAAGAGCCCGGCGAAGCGGGAGGAGGACGGGGCGTGAGCGTCCAGTACGTGTACGGCGTGACGTCCGCCGACCTCGAGCTGCCCCCGGACCTGCGCGGGATCGATGACCGGGAAGCGGCGCTGGTGCGGCACGCGGGATGCGCCGTGATCGCCGGACCGGTCGACACCGACCGGGCGCTGGGCACCAGGGACGACCTGTTCGCGCACCAGCGGGTGCTGGAGGCGGTCGCCGCCGATGGGGCCCCGGTGCTGCCCTTCCGGTTCGGCGCCGTGCTGCCCGACCGGGACGCGATCGTCTCCGAGCTGCTGGAGCCCAACCGCGAGTCGTTCGCCGAGGAGTTGGAGCGGATCCAGGGGCACGTGCAGCTCACCCTGAAGGGCCGGTACGTCGAGGAGGTGATCCTCGGCGAGATCCTCCGCGAGCGGCCGGAGATCGCGGGGCTCCGGGAGGAGCTCCACGGCGTCTCCCCCGAGGCCGGCTACTACGACCGGGTCCGGCTCGGCGAGCTGATCGCCCAGGCCCTGGAGGAGAAGGCCACCGCGGACGCGGACCACGCCCTCGAGCTGCTCGCTCCGCACGCCGAGCGGACCGTCGCGCACACGCCGCGCCGGACCGAGGAGATCCTCGACGCGGCGTTCCTCGTCCGCCGGGACGCGCGGGAGCGGTTCGAGCGGGCCGTGGACGAGCTGGGCGGGCGGTGGGACGGCCGAGTGCGGCTGCGCCTGGTGGGTCCGCTGCCCCCGTACGACTTCGCCGAGTCCGGCGGAGAGGGCTGACATGGGTCTGATCACCGGGCTGGTCACGCTGCCGCTGGCGCCGGTGCGCGGGGTGGTGCGGCTGGCCGAGTTCCTCCAGGAGCAGGCCGAGCAGGAGCTGTACGACCCGATCCGGCTGCGGCAGCGGCTGGAGGACGTGGCCGACGCCCGCGCGGCCGGCGAGATCTCCGAGGAGGAGGCCGCCGAGCTCGAGGAGGAGCTGTTGACGCTGTTGATGAATCCGCCGGTGGGGAGGCGATAGCCGATGGCGCAGACGCTCGCCCGGGTGGTGCGGCAGGCCGTCGAGCAGGTGGAGGCCCTGACCGGCCGCGAGGCGGAGGGGGTGACGTCCACCCGGCGCCGCGAGGACGGCTGGCTGGTCGAGGTGGAGGTCGTGGAGACCCGCCGCATCCCCGACACGGCCGACCTGCTGGCGATCTACGAGGTCGAGCTGGACGACGAGGGCGAGCTGACCGGATACCGGCGGTCCCGCCGGTATCAGCGGGGCCGCGCCGACGACGACTGACGAACGAGGAGGAGCACGTGTCCCAGGTCGAATGGGCCGGCCCGGCCTCGTCGGGCCGGCCCTCGGGCCGGTCGTCCGGCGGGGAGTACCAGCCGGCGAACCTGGCCGACCTGCTGGAACGGATCCTCGACAAGGGCATCGTGATCGTCGGGGACATCCGGGTCAACCTGCTCGACATCGAGCTGTTGACCATCAAGATCCGACTGCTGGTGGCCTCCGTCGACCGGGCCAAGGAGATGGGCATCGACTGGTGGGAGCACGACCCGGCGATTTCGTCCAAGGCCCGTCGAGAGCTGACCGAGGAGAACCGCCGACTGCGGGAACGGGTCGCGGCGCTGGAGGGCCGGCCCTCCGGGGAGGACACCGCCGAGAACGCCGCCGAGCACGAGCGGGAGGAGGTGGAGGATGAGTGAGCAGGCCGTCTACCTGTACGCCGTGGCCCGTGGGCTGCGCGCCGAGGACCTGGCCGGAGTGCCCGGGCCGGCCGGGTCCGGGGTCCGGATCATCGAGCACGCGGGGCTGTCGGCCGTCGTCGGCGACGTCCCCTTGGACGAGTTCGGCGAGGAGCCGCTGAAGACGAACCTGGAGCGCCTCGACTGGCTGGAGGAGACCGCCAGGACGCACCACGACGTGGTGTCGGCCGCCGCGTCGGCCGCTCCCACCGCGCCGGTCAGCCTCGTCACCGTCTACCGCGACGACGACCGCGTCCGCGCGATGCTGGACCTGCGGCGCGACGCGCTCACCGCCGCGCTCGAACGGATCTCGGGACGCCGCGAGTGGGGCCTCAAGGTGTACGCCGAGCCCCGCAGGGAGCCCGAGGAGCGGGCCCCCGCCGACGACGGCAAGCCGGGCACGTCGTACCTGATGCGCCGCCGGGCACAGCAGCGCAGCCGCGAGGAGCTGGCGCGCAGGCAGGCCGAACAGGCCGAGACCGTACACCGGGAGCTGGCGAAGACGGCGGTCGCGACCAGGCGGCACCCGCCGCAGGACCCCCGGCTGTCGGGCCGCGCCGGGCAGATGCTCCTCAACATGGCGTACCTGGTGGACGAGGCGGAGGCCGACGGGTTCGTCCGCCGCGTCGAGGACGCCGCCGCCCGCGCCGAGGGCCTGCGCATCGAGGCGACCGGCCCCTGGCCCGCGTACTCGTTCATCGACCTGGAAGAGCCCGACGAGCCCGACGAGGAGGTGACCGGTGAACGGGAGCATCGTTGACGTGGTCGACGCCCCGCCGGGCGAGCGCGTGGCCCTGGTCGACCTGCTGGACCGGCTGCTGGCCGGCGGTGTGGTGATCGCGGGCGACCTGGTCATCTCGATCGCGGAGGTCGACCTGGTGCGGGTCTCGCTGCGGGCGCTGATCACCTCGATCCGGGAGGAGAGCGGGGTGGGGGGCGCGTGAGCACCGAGAGGTTGCGGCGGCGCATCGAGACGAATCCGGAGGAGGTCGAACGCGACCTCGTCAAGCTGGTGCTGACCGTGGTGGAGCTGATCCGGCAGCTCATGGAGCGGCAGGCGATCCGTCGGGCGGAGGGCGACGACCTCACCGACGAGCAGGTCGAGGAGATCGGTCTCGCGCTGATGCGGCTCGAAGAGGCGATGATCAGGCTCAAGGAGCACTTCGGGATCGAGCAGGCCGACCTGAACCTGGACCTGGGCCCCCTGGGCACGCTGCTCCCCGAGGTCCGATGACCCGCTAATTCAGTGGTTCCCTCGCATCGCCCCCCGTAAAGTCGCCGGGCGTCGGCACGGTCTCGGGGGGCGGTCATGCGAGTGCACTATCCGCGCACCCCGCATCTGCCGTGGTCGCCGGGTGTCGCCTCCGACGACGTGCGGGCCGGTGGGCTCGCGGGGCTGGCGGGCCGTGAGGTCGTCGTCACCGAGAAGCTCGACGGCGAGAACACCACCTTGTACTCCGATGGGCTGCACGCGCGTTCGCTGGATTCGGCGCACCACCCGTCGCGGGCATGGGTGAAGGCGCTGCACGGCAGGATCGGCCGGTTCATCCCGCCCGGGTGGCGGGTGTGCGGCGAGAACATGTTCGCCCGGCACTCGATCGCGTACGACGATCTGGAGAGCTGGTTCCACGTCTTCTCGGTGTGGGCGGACGACCGTTGTCTGAGCTGGGACGACACCGTGCGCTTCGCGCGGAGGCTGGGCGTTCCGACCGTGCCGGTGCTGTGGCGCGGCCCGTTCGACGAACGGGCGCTGCGCGCGATGCAGGTGAACACGGGCCGGCAGGAGGGCTATGTCGTCCGCACCGCCGAGGGCTTTCACCGTGACGCGTTCGCCGACCGGGTGGCCAAGTGGGTGCGGCGGGGGCATGTGCAGACCGACGAGCATTGGATGCTCTCGGCCGTGGTCGAGAACGGTCTGAGCCCGGCCGCCGCCCTGTGGGAGGCGCGCTCGGGCGCGACTCCCGACGTGTCGTCGCTGCTCCGGGCGCTGGGTCCGTCCTTTGAGGGGGCGTCCGAGCCCGCCTTGGCCGACGTCTACCCGCGGCTGGACCTGCTGGGTCGATCGGGGGAGAGCCGGTTGGCGGGGGTTCTGGCCGCCCTGCTGCACGCGGAGCACCGCCCGTCCCTGTTGCCCCGGCTGGTGGGGCCGCTCGGGATGCGGCAGGCACGGCGGGTCGCCGATCTGGTGGGTCTGCACACGCGGCTGCGTCGTGAGTTCCCGGACGCGGAGCGCCGGGCCGGCCTGACGCGGATGAGCGCGGCGGCCGATCTGGGGGTGCTGCACGCCGTGGCCGCGTCGGCCCTGGCCGGGCGCGACGACGCGGAGGCGGTCGCCGCTCGGGAGGAGGTGGCCTGGTCGGAGCTGAACGCCGATGACGCCGGGCTGCTCGACGAGGATCCGCTGGGTCCGCTGCGCGACGGCCTGCGAGAGGCCCTCGCGGACCACGACCCCGAGGTCGCCGACCGCTGCTGGGCCGAGGCCCGCGAGGCGTACGCGTCGGGCAAGGCGACCTCGGCGGAGGCGGCGTCGGCGTTGACCTGGCGGTGGCGTTCCGGTGAGTTCCCCCGGCTGGTCGTGCTGGTGGGCCCGTCGGGCGGCGGCAAGAGCACCTTCGCGCGGAACGGCGGCGGGATCGAGGTCATCGTGTCCCTGGACGGTCTGCGCGAGGCCCGTGGATCCAGGGCGGACCAGCGGGCCAACCCGGAGATCCTCACGGAGGGCCTCGCAGGTCTCGCCGAGGAGCTGAACGGCCGTGCGGTCGTCGCCTGGGACGCGACCTCCCTGAATCCTCGCCAACGCTCCCTGGTGCACGCCGTCGGGGAACGGCGCGACGCCCTGGTGACCCATGCGGTGATGGTCGTTCCCGAGGAGTCGGCCGCCGAGCGCAACGCGCGCCGCGACCACCCGGTGCCGCCGGAGGTGCTCGCCGCCCAGTTCCGCCGGTACGTTCCCCCGTACCCGGGCGAAGCGCACCGCGTCTGGTACGTCGGGGAGGACGGGGCCGTTCACGACGTCGCCGGAAGCCTGTGGGACGAGGAGTGAGCATGCGGACCAGCGAGGAGATCTACCACCGCATCCGCTGGGATCCGCGTTTCGACCCGGCGCGGTTCGTGATGGGCGTCAACGTACGCGGGGCCGCCCCCAAGCGGGTGCCGCTGCCGTCGTTCGTGCCCGGCGGCGACATCCCCTGGCACCGCGTCCTGTTCTTCGAGGCGGACGGCGAGGTGGTGTGGGACCGGAAGGCGGGGCGGGACGACATCGACTCCTCGCGGGCCGGCCGTACACGGGAGCCCCGCAGGCTCGACGCCGGCGGCTTCACCGCCAGGGCCCCGTTCGTCTGGCGTCCCGTGGACGGATGGCGCGCCCAGGAAGGCGACCCCTCGGGCCGGCCCTCCGTGTCGCCGGGCGTACGGGTGCTGACCTGGAACACCCTGTGGGACCGCTACGACGCCGACCGGATCGACACCGCCCGGCGCAGACCGCTGCTGCTGGAGGCGCTCGAACGGGCCGACGCCGACGTGATCGCGCTGCAGGAGGTCGAGGCCGGTCTGCTCAGACCGCTGCTGCGGACCCCGTGGGTGCGCAAGTCCTACACGCTCGGCACCGACCCGTCCGGCCCCGACGTCGACGACACCGGGCTGCTGCTCCTCAGCCGGCTGCCGGTGCTGGAGGCGGGGGTGTGCGCGCTGGGCCCGCACAAGGCCGTCTCGGCGATCACGGTGAAGGCGGCGACGGGTCCGATCGTGGTGGCGGTCACCCATCTGACCAGCGACCACACCGAGAACGGGGCCGACCGTCGGGGGGACGAGTTCGGCCGGCTCGCCGGGCTGGTGGCGAGCGTGGACGGCGATGTGATCGTGCTCGGCGACTTCAACGACGGCGGCGACGCGCCCGCGCGGCTGCTGGGGATGCGGGACGCCTGGACCGAGGTCCGCGGGCCGGGCGACGACACCCCGACGTTCGATCCCGTGGCCAATCCGCTGGCGGCGGTGTCCTCCCTGTCCGGGCGCGCGTCGCGGCTGGACCGGGTGCTGCTGCGCGGCCCCGGCCTGAGAGTGTCGCGCGCGTCCCTGCTGGGGAACGCCCCCGCGACGCCGGAGGGGCTCCTCCCCTCGGACCACTACGGCGTCGTCGTGGACCTCGACCCCACCGTGAACGCGCCCGATCCCCTCGGGACCGCCCGAACGACCGCACGGACGGCCGTGGCGTGGATTCCGCCGGAGGGGCTGTGGCCGGCGATCCAGGAGATCCGCGAACGGCACGACCCCCAGATCCACCGATGGCCGCCCCACGTGAACGTGCTGTTCGGGTTCGTCCCGGAGGCGGACTTCGACGAGGCGCTCCCCCGGTTGTCACGGGCCGTCGCGAAGGTCGCCCCGTTCACGGCCGGGCTGAAGGGCGTGCAGGCCTTCCCGCACCGCGACGACTTCACGGTCTGGCTCGACCCGGCGGCCGACGACCCGAAACCATGGGCGGCGCTGCGCCAGGAGTTGGAGAAGGCGTTCCCCCAATGCCGCAGCCGCGCCGAGGGCTACACCCCGCACCTCACCCTGGGCCGCACCCGGAACGCCGACCCCCTCGTCACCGAGTGCGAGACCCGCCTCCGCGGCATGTCCGCGACCGTCGGCGAGTTGGTCGTCCTCTCCCGCCGAGGCACGGAACCCATGCGCCCCCGGGTGGCCATCACCCTGGGCACGGGCGAGATCCGCCCCCTTGACCACGAGCCCAACACCCCGGGGCCCCAAGCCCCCGAGGACGCCGGCGCCGTCGTGCGACAACTGGCGGAAGCCCTCCCGGAGGCCGTCCTCCATGTCGCGGGCTCCCGACGCATGGGCTGCGCCCTCCCCGACGCCGACCTCGACCTGGTGGCCGTCCTCCCCGACTCCCTCGCTCCCCCGAGCCCTGCGGGGGCCGAGCCCCAGGTGACGCAAGCCGGGGCACGGGCGGCGACACCGTCGAACGCGAACGAGCCCCGGCCTTCGAGCCCTCCGGGCACGACTACGGAACCGGCCGACATCCCGCGGCCGGGGGCTGAGGGGGCTGCGGCGGTTCTGGGGCCGGCGGAGGTCGAGGCGCGGGTGGGGTCGTTGCCGGGGGTGGTCGGGCTGCGGCGGGTGATCGGGGCTCGGGTGCCGGGTTTGCGGGCGCGGGTCGGGGGGCTGGACGTCGATCTGCTGGTCGTGGCGACCGGGGGCGTGTCGCCCGCCGAAGCGGTGGCGCGGCGTACCGAGTTGGGGGAGGGCGCCGCGGTCGCGTTGAGCGCGGTCAGTGACGCGGACGCGGTGTTGGACTTCGTCGGGGGCGGCCGGGAGGACTTCGTGTGGCTGGCCCGTGCGGTCAAGGCGTGGGCGAGGGCGCGGGGGCTGGACACCGCGCCGTTCGGGGGGCTGCCGGGGCTGGCGTGGGCGATCTTGGCGGCGCGGACGGTGCGTGAGGCCCCCGGGCTGCCGCCGGGTGAGCTGATGGCGCGTTTCTTCGCGGGCTGGGCGGCCTGGGATTGGCGGGAGCCCGTCGGTCTCGGGGGTGGCGGGGCGGCCGAGGCGGTGCCCGTACGGATCTGGACGCCCTCGGCCCCCGTACGGCTGTGCAGCGAGCAGGTCGGCGTGGGCATGCGGGACCTGCTGACCCAGGAGCTGTACCGGGCGTGGGAGATCACCGAGGGCGGCCGAAGTCGCTGGGCGGACCTGCTCGCCCCGCCGCCCCTCCACCGGAGGCACGCGGCGTGGGCGGTGGTGACCGTGCGGAGGGCGCGGTCCGAGGAGCTCGAGGTCACGGTCGGTCGCGTCCGGGGTCGCGTGCGGGCGCTGCTCACCGCGTTGGAGGACGCGGGGGCGGTGGAGGCGCACGCGTGGCCCCGGCCGTTCGACGTCGGGCCCGATCGGGTGCGCTTCGCCGTCGGGCTGGGGCGTACGCCTCCTGACGAGGCGACGGTCGTCGAGGCCGTCCGGCCGTGGGCGTCGGGAATGCGGGGCGTCGAGGTCGCGTGGGCCGAGTGCGGCGAGGTCCCGACGCTCCGCTGACCGCACGGAAAGGCCGGGAGACAGCGAGAGACCCGCCGGGTGCTCCCGGCGGGTCTCCCGCGTCAAGTGCGCCGATGTGCGGGTCGCCTCTCGGCGAAATGCACAACGCGGCTCCAGCCGAACGGTATTCCGCGAAGGCGTTAGATGAGGCCCGGGGACACCAGGCACATCGGCGACACCGTCTATAACCTACCTGGTCCCGGGATTGTTCCCGGCCATCTCCGGGTCTTCATCGATCCAGCGTCCAGCGGATCGGCAGGTGCTTGAGGCCGCAGATGATGCCGCTGCCCATCCACGAGGGCTCGCCGGCCAGGTCGACCGAGCGCAGGCGCGGGATCAGCTCCTCCAGCATCACCCGGATCTCCATGTGCGCCAGCCGGGCCCCCAGGCAGTAGTGCTCGCCGAAGCCCCAGCCGAGGTGCGGGTTGGGGTCGCGGTCGACGCGGAAGTCGAAGGGGTCCTCGAAGACCTCCTCGTCGCGGTTGGCCGAGGGGTAGAACAGCGCCAGCCGGTCGCCCGCCCGGATCTCCCGGCCGCCCAGCTCGCAGTCGGCGGTGGCCTTGCGGACGAAGTGGACGACCGGCGAGGTCCAGCGGACGATCTCGTCGGCGGCGGCGCCGCACAGCTCCGGTCGCTCGCGCAGCAGCGCGAGCTGCTCGGGGTGCCGGAGCAGGGCCAGCAGGCCGCCGCCCAGCGCGCTGCGGGTGGTGTCGTGGCCGGCGATCACGATGATCAGCAGGTAGAGCAGGGTGTCCAGGTCGGACAGCGGCTCGCCGTTCAGCCGGGCGTTGGCCAGCACGCCGACGAGGTCGTCGGTCGGGGCGGCGCGGCGGTCGGCGATCAACCGCCGGAGGTAGCCGGCGAACTCGGCGCGCGAGTCGCGGGCGAACTCGGTGTCGGCGATGCCCACGAACTCGTTGGTCAGCCGCAGCACCAGCCCCTCGTGCTCGCGGGACAGGCCGATGATCTCACTGATCATCCGGAGCGGGTGCCAGGCGGCCACGTCGGTGATGAAGTCCAGCCGCTCGGGGGCCTGGTCGAGCAGTTCCCGGGAGATCTCCCTGACCCGCTCCTCCAGGGCGCGCAGCACCTTGGGGCGGAAATACGGCAGGGCCAGATTGCGGTAGTCGCGGTGTTCCGGCGGATCGGTGCTGAGCAACGTCCGCGAGGCCCGCCCGGTCACCCCGGCGAACGACTCCTCGACCGGCCGGGCGTGCAAAGGGGCGAGCGTCACCCGGGTCCGTGAGCTGAACAGCGCCGGATCGGCGGAGACCGCCTTCACGTCGGCGTGCCGGGTGACCGCCCAGAAGGACGGATATCCGGGGGGATCGAACC
The DNA window shown above is from Thermomonospora umbrina and carries:
- a CDS encoding serine/threonine-protein kinase, which gives rise to MQNRIVPAAGVELDGRYRLETVIGSGGMGEVWRAFDLRLRRPVAVKVLPAGLAAAEEGVARFRREAETTATLQHPGITVVFDIGEDRSHAQLTYLVMELLDGEDLRTVMARNTRGLPVAQAIDIAAQLADALAAAHAHGIIHRDVKPANLFLLRSGRLKLCDFGVAGLADAATRLTAQDAPAPGTPRYMAPEQFRGERADPRTDLYALGCVLYELLTGAPPFASDSGVRGLAYQHMNTPPSPVGTHRPDVPPALDRLVGSLLAKPMDLRPASASSVADSLHALAGTRRPTTAPSLVDSPNERRPSTEPTVPPTRRRTATGVVAVVGVLAATMIALVVFTPFQGRDGAPSAESPSPGGPASRPAAHSPSNATPSDIKIVDVVTLAEGGTMKLHVSPTRGVAWATIEGHTQRHHLYLDRRAVGDQDWTPFLGSVHVPGDGRLHRTADVPITREPPAEFRVASAYDFHSGDYHYVNIGAFRLLDDPAVG
- a CDS encoding DUF6247 family protein, yielding MTAEPIGPGGPNPEDIMRRLPADERDRFERDYHDAVDAAHEPGRYGHLQDVVRRWHLRAEAHTHPDFTARPGTGDPATFIQDLDEIPGWPGRADTSG
- the gvpJ gene encoding gas vesicle protein GvpJ codes for the protein MPPATVQRQGPSVERPSSSGLADVVEMILDKGLVIDAYVRVSLVGIELLTVDARVVVASVDTYLRFAEAVNRLDLAESGNSQGLPQMISTMQEGGARSKTRGVLQGAGETVKEKLGRGGEKKSPAKREEDGA
- a CDS encoding GvpL/GvpF family gas vesicle protein gives rise to the protein MSVQYVYGVTSADLELPPDLRGIDDREAALVRHAGCAVIAGPVDTDRALGTRDDLFAHQRVLEAVAADGAPVLPFRFGAVLPDRDAIVSELLEPNRESFAEELERIQGHVQLTLKGRYVEEVILGEILRERPEIAGLREELHGVSPEAGYYDRVRLGELIAQALEEKATADADHALELLAPHAERTVAHTPRRTEEILDAAFLVRRDARERFERAVDELGGRWDGRVRLRLVGPLPPYDFAESGGEG
- a CDS encoding gas vesicle protein GvpG, with translation MGLITGLVTLPLAPVRGVVRLAEFLQEQAEQELYDPIRLRQRLEDVADARAAGEISEEEAAELEEELLTLLMNPPVGRR
- the gvpO gene encoding gas vesicle protein GvpO, translating into MAQTLARVVRQAVEQVEALTGREAEGVTSTRRREDGWLVEVEVVETRRIPDTADLLAIYEVELDDEGELTGYRRSRRYQRGRADDD
- a CDS encoding gas vesicle protein → MSQVEWAGPASSGRPSGRSSGGEYQPANLADLLERILDKGIVIVGDIRVNLLDIELLTIKIRLLVASVDRAKEMGIDWWEHDPAISSKARRELTEENRRLRERVAALEGRPSGEDTAENAAEHEREEVEDE
- a CDS encoding GvpL/GvpF family gas vesicle protein; translation: MSEQAVYLYAVARGLRAEDLAGVPGPAGSGVRIIEHAGLSAVVGDVPLDEFGEEPLKTNLERLDWLEETARTHHDVVSAAASAAPTAPVSLVTVYRDDDRVRAMLDLRRDALTAALERISGRREWGLKVYAEPRREPEERAPADDGKPGTSYLMRRRAQQRSREELARRQAEQAETVHRELAKTAVATRRHPPQDPRLSGRAGQMLLNMAYLVDEAEADGFVRRVEDAAARAEGLRIEATGPWPAYSFIDLEEPDEPDEEVTGEREHR
- a CDS encoding gas vesicle protein, giving the protein MNGSIVDVVDAPPGERVALVDLLDRLLAGGVVIAGDLVISIAEVDLVRVSLRALITSIREESGVGGA
- a CDS encoding gas vesicle protein K; its protein translation is MSTERLRRRIETNPEEVERDLVKLVLTVVELIRQLMERQAIRRAEGDDLTDEQVEEIGLALMRLEEAMIRLKEHFGIEQADLNLDLGPLGTLLPEVR
- a CDS encoding RNA ligase family protein, with translation MRVHYPRTPHLPWSPGVASDDVRAGGLAGLAGREVVVTEKLDGENTTLYSDGLHARSLDSAHHPSRAWVKALHGRIGRFIPPGWRVCGENMFARHSIAYDDLESWFHVFSVWADDRCLSWDDTVRFARRLGVPTVPVLWRGPFDERALRAMQVNTGRQEGYVVRTAEGFHRDAFADRVAKWVRRGHVQTDEHWMLSAVVENGLSPAAALWEARSGATPDVSSLLRALGPSFEGASEPALADVYPRLDLLGRSGESRLAGVLAALLHAEHRPSLLPRLVGPLGMRQARRVADLVGLHTRLRREFPDAERRAGLTRMSAAADLGVLHAVAASALAGRDDAEAVAAREEVAWSELNADDAGLLDEDPLGPLRDGLREALADHDPEVADRCWAEAREAYASGKATSAEAASALTWRWRSGEFPRLVVLVGPSGGGKSTFARNGGGIEVIVSLDGLREARGSRADQRANPEILTEGLAGLAEELNGRAVVAWDATSLNPRQRSLVHAVGERRDALVTHAVMVVPEESAAERNARRDHPVPPEVLAAQFRRYVPPYPGEAHRVWYVGEDGAVHDVAGSLWDEE